One region of Syntrophobacter fumaroxidans MPOB genomic DNA includes:
- a CDS encoding sigma 54-interacting transcriptional regulator, which produces MLAINLLILILSPLPAHSQSMPQQHGSSPQTMKWVLSLDTHGDGHPAYRKTGPGFPCVLTAGDMSIEGSPPQQHESSRNNELKYRAKTAGPFRLGYAADSGAGPPPGDDVSEAASNEESFRWEAYRWQFIGIAAIIFIQTLFILILVVNLRKRRAANLALRHAELKYRTVADFTSDWEYWSAPDGVLHYISPSCERITGYSGRRFVDDPALLREIIHPEDREVWDGHERDEHGKAESRGVRFRIQTRDGAVRWIDHACQPVIGEQGEFQGIRSSNRDITEEKRAEEALAAQLRFETLIAQISARFVNLAPDQVDAEIQEALRRICECLGFDRSTVWQVTGGADGPMVMTHIHQPEDGPPVRKPAVESRLSSGERADRMSESRLNLMHMEAQEHFPWLTEQARQGRIVLIPRLEDLPAEASFDKEMLGRWGARSTSVIPFMAGGVAVGAMTFAMMRQERELREELVNRLKLCAQVFANAIARKRAEQKLRESEERLSLAAASANVGLWSLDRCTGRMWATEKTRELLGFAPGEELSFERVLSAVHVEDREKVRRTFDLAMQPGEDARLDYRVVNGEGGVRWIAWRGRSRHNSPGRPNGLMGVSVDITDRKSAELSLQQSEEKFSRAFHGSPVAMSLVSLSDVQYIEINKAHERFTGYARDEVLGRTVGDMRLWLDPQELEAAVEKIRSDGSLRALEARFRTKGGERRMGCLSADLVEFSGQRCILAVIEDVTERKLMQEQLQNRLLEIERLKGQLEQDNIALREEVSLLSPHDDIVARSPAMRQVLLRVEQVAPTDSTVLITGETGTGKELIARAVHNLSARKGRPLVTVNCASLPPTLMESELFGREKGAYTGALSRMAGRFEVADGGTLFLDEVGELPPELQAKMLRVLEEGRFERLGSTKSLHVNVRILAATNRDLAQLVQAGRFRRDLYYRLNVFPIAIPPLRERPEDIPPLVWAFIHQFEKRMGKHVQRVLKRSMDALERHAWPGNVRELRNVIEHAMIVSSGSTLKVFPPMIRAEDSSAEVLNLEESERRHILRVLTLAGWRVAGKGGAAEILGLKPTTLEARMKKLGVRRPRS; this is translated from the coding sequence GTGCTTGCCATCAACCTGCTGATCCTGATTCTGAGTCCCTTGCCGGCCCATTCCCAGTCCATGCCGCAGCAACATGGGTCCTCTCCCCAGACGATGAAATGGGTGCTGAGCCTTGACACGCATGGAGACGGTCACCCCGCATATCGGAAAACCGGCCCCGGTTTCCCGTGCGTCCTGACGGCGGGCGACATGAGCATCGAAGGTTCTCCCCCCCAACAACATGAGAGCTCGCGCAATAACGAATTGAAATACCGGGCGAAAACGGCCGGACCGTTCCGGCTCGGATATGCCGCGGACAGCGGGGCGGGGCCGCCGCCGGGGGACGATGTTTCAGAGGCCGCATCGAATGAGGAATCTTTTCGGTGGGAAGCTTACCGATGGCAGTTCATAGGCATCGCGGCAATCATTTTCATCCAGACGCTCTTCATATTGATTCTGGTCGTCAACCTGCGCAAACGACGCGCGGCGAACCTGGCCCTCCGCCATGCGGAATTGAAATACCGCACCGTCGCGGACTTCACCAGCGACTGGGAGTACTGGTCCGCTCCGGATGGTGTGCTTCATTACATTTCGCCTTCCTGCGAGCGCATTACCGGTTATTCTGGACGGCGCTTTGTCGACGACCCCGCGCTGCTTCGTGAGATCATCCATCCGGAGGATCGAGAGGTCTGGGATGGACATGAACGTGATGAGCACGGGAAAGCCGAATCCCGGGGGGTACGGTTTCGCATTCAAACACGCGATGGGGCCGTGCGCTGGATAGATCATGCCTGCCAGCCGGTGATTGGTGAGCAGGGCGAGTTCCAAGGGATTCGGAGCAGCAACCGGGACATCACGGAGGAAAAACGGGCTGAGGAAGCCCTGGCCGCACAGTTACGCTTTGAAACGCTGATTGCCCAAATCTCCGCGCGTTTCGTCAATCTGGCTCCCGATCAGGTGGACGCCGAAATTCAGGAAGCCCTGCGCCGTATCTGTGAGTGCCTGGGCTTTGACCGTTCCACCGTCTGGCAAGTCACCGGTGGAGCGGATGGCCCGATGGTGATGACGCACATCCATCAACCCGAGGACGGCCCGCCTGTTCGAAAACCGGCGGTCGAGAGCCGACTGTCGAGCGGTGAGCGGGCAGACCGGATGTCGGAGAGTCGGCTCAATCTCATGCACATGGAGGCGCAGGAGCATTTCCCCTGGCTAACAGAGCAGGCTCGGCAGGGTCGGATTGTGCTCATCCCGAGACTGGAAGACCTTCCGGCGGAGGCTTCCTTCGACAAGGAGATGCTCGGCCGCTGGGGTGCCAGGTCCACTTCGGTAATTCCTTTCATGGCGGGTGGAGTGGCCGTGGGAGCCATGACCTTTGCCATGATGCGGCAGGAACGGGAATTGCGGGAGGAACTCGTCAACAGGCTCAAGCTTTGCGCCCAGGTCTTCGCCAACGCAATCGCGCGCAAGCGCGCGGAGCAGAAGCTGCGGGAAAGTGAAGAGCGATTGAGCCTGGCGGCGGCATCGGCGAATGTGGGTCTGTGGAGCCTGGATCGGTGCACCGGGCGCATGTGGGCCACGGAGAAGACCAGGGAATTGCTGGGTTTTGCGCCGGGTGAGGAGCTTTCTTTCGAAAGGGTGCTCTCCGCGGTGCATGTCGAGGATCGAGAGAAGGTTCGCCGGACATTCGATCTCGCGATGCAGCCGGGTGAAGATGCACGTCTTGACTACCGCGTTGTGAATGGCGAAGGCGGCGTGCGATGGATCGCCTGGCGCGGCCGCTCCAGGCACAATTCTCCCGGGAGGCCGAATGGCCTCATGGGCGTTTCGGTCGACATCACCGATCGCAAGTCGGCGGAACTGTCCCTGCAACAATCGGAGGAGAAGTTTTCCAGGGCGTTCCACGGCAGCCCGGTCGCCATGTCGCTGGTGTCTCTGAGCGATGTGCAGTACATCGAGATCAACAAGGCTCACGAACGGTTCACCGGGTACGCACGCGATGAGGTGCTCGGACGCACTGTCGGGGACATGAGGCTATGGCTGGATCCACAGGAACTGGAAGCGGCCGTGGAAAAGATCCGCAGCGATGGAAGCCTTCGCGCCCTGGAAGCCCGGTTCCGCACCAAGGGGGGGGAACGGCGCATGGGGTGCTTGTCGGCGGATTTAGTCGAATTTTCAGGACAAAGGTGCATCCTTGCAGTGATCGAAGACGTCACCGAGCGCAAGCTCATGCAGGAGCAATTGCAGAACAGGCTTCTGGAAATCGAGAGGCTCAAGGGGCAGCTGGAACAGGACAACATCGCCCTGCGGGAGGAAGTGAGCCTGCTTTCCCCTCACGATGATATTGTCGCTCGCAGTCCGGCCATGCGGCAGGTTCTGCTCAGAGTCGAACAGGTGGCTCCGACGGACTCGACCGTTCTCATCACCGGCGAAACAGGCACGGGCAAGGAACTGATCGCCCGGGCCGTCCACAACCTGAGCGCCCGAAAAGGGCGACCGCTGGTGACGGTCAATTGCGCCTCACTGCCGCCAACCCTGATGGAGTCCGAATTGTTCGGGCGCGAGAAGGGGGCGTACACGGGCGCCCTGTCCCGAATGGCGGGGCGATTCGAGGTTGCCGACGGGGGGACCCTCTTTCTGGACGAGGTGGGTGAGCTTCCGCCTGAGCTTCAAGCCAAGATGCTCCGCGTCCTGGAGGAAGGCCGCTTCGAGCGCCTTGGATCCACGAAGTCCCTGCACGTAAACGTCCGCATACTCGCAGCCACAAACCGGGACCTTGCGCAATTGGTCCAGGCGGGCAGGTTCCGGCGGGACCTTTATTATCGTTTGAATGTATTTCCCATTGCGATTCCCCCCCTGCGCGAGCGTCCCGAGGATATTCCGCCGCTGGTCTGGGCTTTCATCCACCAATTCGAGAAGCGCATGGGCAAACACGTTCAGCGGGTCTTGAAGAGAAGCATGGATGCCCTGGA